Proteins from a single region of Streptomyces griseiscabiei:
- a CDS encoding NADP-dependent oxidoreductase encodes MRTGAGAGRPSPADVMVVGREVRPVAYPRGEVRASDFRVVEAGVRRPRPGEVLVRNTWTSVDAALRLRLRERAPEGYFPAFPLGEPMDGIMTVGEVVESRAEGFAPGDTVSHASGWRDYAVVEAGSRALGGVGTLTRLDVRGTPPQAHLGVLGATGLTAYAGLFRVAELRGGDVVWVSAAAGAVGSLVAQLAKLHGHRVIGSAGSAEKVRYLREDLGLDAAFDHRDGPLPSLLREAAPDGIDVYFDNVGGDHLEAALGALRKSGRVAICGMISQYAARGPSHGPDNLMLTVTKNLTLRGFRGSEHASLLPEVRSRLGGWVREGRLRYRETVVDGLAQAPAALAALLRGDNTGKTLVRIDGVAHGESPGG; translated from the coding sequence ATGCGCACCGGGGCCGGGGCGGGTCGCCCGTCCCCGGCGGACGTGATGGTGGTCGGCCGTGAGGTCCGGCCGGTCGCCTATCCGCGCGGGGAGGTCCGGGCGTCGGACTTCCGTGTGGTCGAGGCCGGGGTGCGCCGGCCCCGGCCGGGCGAGGTGCTGGTCCGGAACACCTGGACATCCGTGGACGCCGCCCTGCGGCTACGGCTGCGGGAGCGGGCACCGGAGGGGTACTTCCCGGCCTTCCCCCTAGGCGAGCCGATGGACGGGATCATGACCGTCGGGGAGGTGGTCGAGTCCCGCGCCGAAGGATTCGCCCCGGGCGACACCGTCTCGCACGCCTCCGGCTGGCGCGACTACGCGGTCGTCGAGGCGGGGAGCCGGGCGCTCGGCGGTGTCGGCACGCTCACCCGGCTCGATGTGCGCGGCACACCGCCGCAGGCCCATCTCGGCGTCCTCGGCGCCACCGGGCTCACCGCCTACGCCGGGCTCTTCCGCGTCGCGGAGCTGCGAGGCGGCGACGTGGTGTGGGTCTCCGCCGCGGCCGGCGCCGTGGGCAGCCTCGTCGCCCAGCTGGCGAAGCTCCACGGGCATCGCGTCATCGGCAGCGCGGGCTCCGCCGAGAAGGTGCGGTACCTCCGGGAGGACCTCGGCCTGGACGCGGCGTTCGACCACCGGGACGGCCCGCTGCCGAGTCTGCTGCGCGAGGCGGCACCGGACGGCATCGACGTGTACTTCGACAACGTCGGCGGCGACCATCTCGAAGCCGCCCTCGGGGCGCTGCGGAAGTCCGGGCGCGTCGCGATCTGCGGCATGATCTCGCAGTACGCGGCGCGGGGGCCCTCGCACGGCCCGGACAACCTGATGCTCACGGTGACCAAGAACCTGACGCTCCGCGGCTTCCGCGGCAGCGAACACGCCTCCCTGCTGCCCGAGGTCAGATCCCGGCTCGGCGGCTGGGTCCGGGAGGGCCGGCTCCGGTACCGGGAGACGGTCGTGGACGGGCTGGCGCAGGCACCCGCGGCTCTGGCGGCGCTGCTCCGGGGCGACAACACCGGCAAGACGCTTGTGCGGATCGACGGTGTCGCGCATGGTGAGAGCCCCGGCGGCTGA
- a CDS encoding ABC transporter substrate-binding protein has product MLVLLSITALLATACGGGSDTNAESKVVPASASMDELVAAAKKEGQVTVYSAQDLTSLNNLAKAFEAKYPGIDVKTVRGVDGDLGVKVETEFNSGKGIADMYVSASLSWVKPQAEAGRFLAPVGPELTGKGAYDTKSYVHKGNYFETNSAVLTFGWNTKLHPEGLTDYTGLLDPSLAGGKIGVVEPSAPSLVDFYLWLEETYGADFVKKLAAQKPRIYPSSLPMGEALQSGEIAAGSFVAPIALDPAKAKGAPVDYRMPPEGAWGARYYGMVLSTAPHPNAGQLFANFMVTAKGQELITPSAGSVLPDVPGTVITNDKVRIQDPAKLTPDAVAAYQKKWKSLFQ; this is encoded by the coding sequence TTGCTCGTCCTGCTATCGATCACCGCCCTGCTGGCCACCGCGTGCGGCGGCGGCAGCGACACCAACGCCGAGTCCAAGGTCGTGCCCGCGTCGGCGAGCATGGACGAACTGGTCGCCGCGGCGAAGAAGGAAGGCCAGGTCACCGTCTACTCGGCGCAGGACCTGACCTCGCTCAACAACCTCGCGAAGGCGTTCGAGGCCAAGTACCCGGGGATCGACGTCAAGACCGTGCGGGGCGTCGACGGCGACCTCGGGGTGAAGGTCGAGACGGAGTTCAACTCCGGCAAGGGCATCGCCGACATGTATGTCAGTGCCAGCCTGTCCTGGGTGAAACCGCAGGCCGAGGCCGGACGGTTCCTCGCTCCCGTCGGCCCCGAGCTGACCGGCAAGGGCGCCTACGACACCAAGAGTTACGTCCACAAGGGCAATTACTTCGAGACCAACTCCGCCGTCCTCACCTTCGGCTGGAACACCAAGCTCCATCCCGAGGGACTCACCGACTACACCGGCCTGCTGGACCCGTCGCTGGCGGGCGGCAAGATCGGTGTCGTCGAGCCGAGCGCACCCTCGCTCGTCGACTTCTATCTGTGGCTGGAGGAGACGTACGGCGCCGACTTCGTGAAGAAGCTGGCCGCCCAGAAACCGCGTATCTACCCCAGCTCCCTCCCGATGGGCGAGGCGCTGCAGTCCGGCGAGATCGCCGCCGGCAGCTTCGTCGCGCCGATCGCGCTCGATCCCGCCAAGGCGAAGGGCGCTCCGGTCGACTACCGCATGCCGCCCGAGGGCGCGTGGGGCGCCCGCTACTACGGCATGGTGCTGAGCACCGCCCCGCACCCCAACGCCGGTCAGCTCTTCGCCAACTTCATGGTCACCGCCAAGGGACAGGAGCTGATCACCCCGTCGGCCGGCTCGGTCCTGCCCGACGTCCCCGGCACCGTGATCACCAACGACAAGGTGCGCATCCAGGACCCGGCGAAGCTCACGCCGGACGCCGTGGCCGCGTACCAGAAGAAGTGGAAGTCCCTGTTCCAGTAG
- a CDS encoding ABC transporter ATP-binding protein, protein MSHVRIEGLTKRFAGKPPAVAVDDLSLEIEPGEFVVLLGPSGCGKTTTLRCLAGLETPDEGRISLGDRSVLDVHGKVNLPPNKRRIGMVFQSYALWPHMTVRRNIGYPLRTRRVPRDQARERIEEAAGLVDCAALLDRYPAQLSGGQQQRVALARGLAARPDLVLFDEPLSNLDARLRDQVRAQLHELHARLGFTAVFVTHDQSEALALGDRLAIMKAGRIEQLDTPQRVFEEPATEYVAGFIGMSDRLSLRRSGEGWTVVGPPDTDGRAGTADAAGTAAGDVVGELPVPRSHDEVSVRLRPDDLLLRPVEEKPPGHGVGLAAEVVDAQFGGRHMDVVVTVAGNRLHARAPLTGAPWARGLSRGQRVTAWFARDAAIYYDADGVRTPAHAPAAPVGA, encoded by the coding sequence GTGTCCCATGTGCGCATCGAGGGTCTGACGAAGAGGTTCGCCGGCAAGCCACCGGCGGTGGCGGTCGACGATCTGTCGCTGGAGATCGAACCGGGCGAGTTCGTCGTCCTGCTCGGTCCGAGCGGCTGTGGGAAGACCACGACCCTGCGCTGTCTGGCCGGACTGGAGACACCCGACGAGGGCCGGATCTCGCTGGGCGACCGGTCGGTGCTGGACGTACACGGGAAGGTGAACCTCCCTCCGAACAAACGCCGGATCGGGATGGTGTTCCAGTCGTACGCGCTGTGGCCGCACATGACGGTGCGCCGCAACATCGGCTATCCGCTCAGGACCCGGCGGGTGCCCCGTGACCAGGCGCGTGAACGGATCGAGGAGGCGGCCGGACTCGTCGACTGCGCCGCCCTCCTCGACCGCTATCCGGCCCAGCTCAGCGGCGGCCAGCAGCAGCGGGTGGCGCTGGCCCGCGGCCTGGCCGCCCGGCCCGACCTGGTGCTCTTCGACGAGCCCCTGAGCAACCTCGACGCCCGGCTGCGCGACCAGGTCCGCGCCCAGCTGCACGAGCTGCACGCACGGCTGGGGTTCACCGCCGTGTTCGTCACCCACGACCAGAGCGAGGCCCTGGCGCTCGGCGACCGGCTCGCGATCATGAAGGCGGGCCGGATCGAGCAACTCGACACCCCGCAGCGGGTGTTCGAGGAGCCGGCCACCGAGTACGTCGCCGGGTTCATCGGCATGTCCGACCGGCTGTCGCTCCGGCGCTCCGGCGAGGGCTGGACGGTGGTGGGCCCGCCGGACACCGACGGCCGGGCGGGCACGGCAGACGCGGCGGGTACGGCGGCCGGGGACGTGGTCGGCGAACTGCCCGTGCCCCGCTCGCACGACGAGGTCTCCGTTCGGCTGCGCCCCGACGACCTGCTGCTCCGTCCGGTCGAGGAGAAACCGCCGGGCCACGGCGTCGGCCTCGCCGCGGAGGTCGTCGACGCGCAGTTCGGCGGGCGCCACATGGACGTGGTCGTCACCGTCGCGGGCAACCGGCTGCACGCGCGGGCGCCGCTGACCGGCGCACCGTGGGCCCGTGGTCTGTCACGCGGTCAGCGGGTCACCGCGTGGTTCGCCAGGGACGCGGCGATCTACTACGACGCCGACGGGGTGCGCACGCCCGCGCACGCCCCCGCCGCCCCGGTGGGGGCGTGA
- a CDS encoding ABC transporter permease: MAAPAVSAPAPTAAPPPPVPSRATALSRARRHLPRLGALVFLAAIGYLVIAPLVGLQRLAFENDARGYRAAFDAPDIGETLRRTAGLALGSLAIALVLGTFLAWAATRLPPRLRLLRVLPILPIVVPAVAAVTGWAFLFSPRPGYLNAALRTLPWWNHLDEGPVDIYTLPWIVIITGFGLTAFVYLFVSAGFGNINAELIEAAQVSGSSAAGVFFRVTLPLLRPVLVYGGFVALLLGLGQFTGPLLLGRNNGIDVLTTDMYAAVSQSPVDYGRAAAIGSPLLLFGIAVVFFQKVILGDHSRFVTHGGKAFRSGGRPSWVAVTGILLYALVALALPLGALLVVSLSSFWSGKIEPSGFTLDNFRRVFQESGITDAIVNSLTTSVVSVAIALPLGFVAASLLLKGRRFPVVRAAVDFIVAMPLGIPAVVFGAGFLLTYSREPFILYGTRTVIVLVYVTLMLPFATRMQLSGMVALGDTYVEASRTSGAGALRTTTEVTLPLLRPTLAGAGALMFVLLTHEFTASLLVRAPTTQVMGTILFDYWTNGSYPLVAAIALVMTLVTSAGVFVAMSVAGSDIFEKL; encoded by the coding sequence ATGGCCGCACCCGCCGTCTCCGCTCCCGCCCCCACGGCCGCGCCGCCGCCCCCTGTTCCGTCACGGGCGACGGCGTTGAGCCGGGCCCGGCGCCATCTGCCGCGGCTCGGCGCGCTCGTGTTCCTGGCCGCCATCGGCTATCTGGTGATCGCCCCGCTGGTGGGCCTGCAACGGCTGGCCTTCGAGAACGACGCCCGGGGCTACCGGGCCGCCTTCGACGCCCCGGACATCGGGGAGACACTGCGCAGGACGGCCGGGCTGGCTCTGGGCTCGCTGGCCATCGCTCTCGTCCTCGGCACGTTCCTGGCCTGGGCCGCCACCCGGCTGCCCCCTCGGCTGCGGCTGCTGCGCGTGCTGCCCATCCTGCCCATCGTCGTCCCGGCCGTGGCCGCGGTGACCGGCTGGGCGTTCCTGTTCTCGCCCCGCCCGGGCTACCTCAACGCGGCCCTGCGCACCCTGCCCTGGTGGAACCACCTCGACGAGGGGCCCGTCGACATCTACACCCTGCCGTGGATCGTGATCATCACCGGCTTCGGGCTGACCGCCTTCGTCTACCTGTTCGTCAGCGCGGGCTTCGGCAACATCAACGCGGAACTGATCGAGGCGGCCCAGGTCAGCGGATCGTCGGCCGCCGGGGTGTTCTTCCGGGTGACGCTGCCGCTGCTGCGCCCGGTGCTGGTGTACGGCGGCTTCGTGGCGCTGCTCCTCGGGCTCGGCCAGTTCACGGGGCCGCTGCTGCTCGGCCGGAACAACGGCATCGACGTCCTCACCACCGACATGTACGCCGCCGTGTCGCAGAGCCCCGTCGACTACGGCCGGGCGGCCGCGATCGGTTCACCGCTGCTGCTGTTCGGTATCGCCGTCGTCTTCTTCCAGAAGGTGATCCTCGGCGACCACAGCCGCTTCGTCACCCACGGCGGCAAGGCGTTCCGCTCCGGTGGCAGGCCGTCCTGGGTCGCGGTGACCGGCATCCTCCTCTACGCCCTGGTGGCCCTCGCCCTGCCGCTGGGCGCGCTCCTGGTGGTGTCGCTCTCGTCCTTCTGGAGCGGGAAGATCGAGCCGAGCGGATTCACCCTGGACAACTTCCGGCGGGTGTTCCAGGAGTCGGGGATCACCGACGCGATCGTCAACAGCCTCACCACCTCGGTCGTCTCCGTCGCCATCGCGCTCCCCCTCGGTTTCGTCGCGGCCTCCCTGCTTCTCAAAGGACGCCGGTTCCCTGTCGTCCGGGCCGCCGTCGACTTCATCGTGGCCATGCCCCTGGGTATCCCCGCGGTCGTGTTCGGCGCCGGATTCCTGCTGACGTACAGCCGCGAGCCCTTCATCCTGTACGGCACCCGGACGGTGATCGTCCTCGTCTACGTCACGCTGATGCTGCCCTTCGCCACCCGGATGCAATTGTCCGGGATGGTGGCGCTCGGCGACACCTATGTCGAGGCGTCACGGACCAGCGGGGCGGGCGCCCTGCGGACCACCACCGAGGTCACGCTGCCGCTGCTGCGCCCCACGCTCGCCGGCGCGGGGGCGCTGATGTTCGTGCTGCTCACCCATGAGTTCACCGCCTCGCTGCTGGTGCGGGCGCCGACGACCCAGGTCATGGGCACCATCCTGTTCGACTACTGGACCAACGGCTCCTATCCGCTGGTCGCGGCCATCGCCCTCGTCATGACGCTGGTGACGTCGGCGGGTGTCTTCGTGGCCATGTCGGTCGCGGGCTCCGACATCTTCGAGAAGCTGTGA
- a CDS encoding SDR family NAD(P)-dependent oxidoreductase produces MTGGGDMGVGALDGRVVLVTGAGQGIGRAIAVEMARRGAAAVAVADRDGGTAAGTAALVRAAGAEAEPIVCDLRDRERIEAMVDRAAERFGGLDVLVNNAGVIESAYVDRPADRAVDTLPEDVWDAVYEVNLKAVWLTTKYAAPHLRRSTRGPSVVNTASVSGLTGFPLAPVYGTTKAAVIHLTKVTAVDLAPVRCNCFCPGVIETPLTRDFFAAADDRDAMERELTAPQLVRRLGRPEEVAALACFLASDDAAFITGATYVVDGGALAWRGVGP; encoded by the coding sequence GTGACCGGGGGCGGGGACATGGGCGTGGGCGCGCTGGACGGCAGGGTGGTGCTGGTGACGGGCGCCGGTCAGGGGATCGGCCGGGCGATCGCCGTGGAGATGGCCCGCCGGGGCGCGGCGGCGGTCGCGGTCGCCGACCGGGACGGCGGGACCGCGGCCGGGACCGCCGCACTCGTCCGCGCCGCCGGCGCCGAGGCGGAGCCGATCGTCTGCGATCTGCGCGACCGCGAACGGATCGAGGCCATGGTGGACCGCGCGGCGGAGCGGTTCGGCGGGCTCGACGTCCTCGTCAACAACGCCGGGGTGATCGAGTCCGCGTACGTGGACCGGCCCGCCGACCGCGCGGTCGACACGCTCCCCGAGGACGTCTGGGACGCCGTGTACGAGGTCAATCTCAAGGCCGTCTGGCTGACCACGAAGTACGCCGCACCCCATCTGCGGCGCTCCACCCGTGGGCCCTCCGTCGTCAACACGGCCTCGGTGTCCGGGCTCACCGGTTTCCCCCTGGCCCCGGTCTACGGCACCACCAAGGCCGCCGTCATCCACCTCACCAAGGTCACCGCCGTCGATCTCGCACCCGTGCGCTGCAACTGCTTCTGCCCCGGCGTCATCGAGACCCCCCTGACCCGGGACTTCTTCGCGGCGGCGGACGACCGCGACGCCATGGAGCGCGAGCTGACCGCACCCCAGCTCGTACGCCGGCTCGGGCGCCCGGAGGAGGTCGCGGCGCTCGCCTGCTTCCTGGCCTCCGACGACGCGGCGTTCATCACCGGCGCCACCTATGTCGTCGACGGCGGCGCGCTGGCCTGGCGCGGGGTCGGGCCATGA
- a CDS encoding acyl-CoA dehydrogenase family protein → MAIEFDIEPDVAELARRTTAFVRETVLPAEEECRGDVHAGPEPLRRGLQQAARAAGVFAPHVPARWGGLGLDLRGQAVVFEAAGYSLLGPLALNCAAPDEGNTHLLDAVATEEQKARFLAPLAAGETRSCFAMTEPSPGAGSDPRALATTAVRVPGGWRLDGRKWFISGADGAAFTICMARTGGEPGDPGGATMFLIDAGNPGMKVVRNIGTLDRALFGGHSELALDGCEVPDDAVLGEVHRGFAYAQVRLGPARLTHCMRWLGVARRAQDIALDRAARRRAFGGRLAELGMVQQQLADSEIDIETSRAVLWRACWELDQGRPGAQLTSIAKTFVSEAVGRVVDRAVQICGALGISEDVPLAALYREVRPFRIYDGPSETHRWAIAKRAVRAARERGHGEQGEYGEQGQEAALTRGGGA, encoded by the coding sequence ATGGCCATCGAGTTCGACATCGAGCCGGACGTCGCGGAGCTCGCGCGGCGAACCACCGCGTTCGTCCGGGAGACCGTGCTGCCCGCCGAGGAGGAGTGCCGCGGTGATGTACACGCCGGTCCGGAGCCGCTGAGACGGGGGTTGCAGCAGGCGGCCCGTGCGGCGGGGGTGTTCGCCCCGCACGTACCGGCGCGATGGGGTGGGCTCGGGCTGGATCTGCGGGGCCAGGCGGTCGTGTTCGAGGCCGCCGGATACTCGCTGCTGGGCCCGCTCGCCCTCAACTGCGCCGCGCCCGACGAGGGCAACACGCACCTCCTCGACGCCGTGGCGACCGAGGAGCAGAAGGCCCGGTTCCTGGCGCCGCTGGCGGCCGGGGAGACCCGGTCGTGCTTCGCGATGACGGAGCCCTCCCCCGGCGCCGGCTCCGACCCCCGGGCGCTGGCGACGACGGCGGTACGGGTCCCGGGCGGCTGGCGGCTCGACGGCCGCAAGTGGTTCATCAGCGGGGCGGACGGGGCCGCGTTCACGATCTGCATGGCGCGCACGGGCGGTGAACCGGGCGACCCGGGCGGCGCGACCATGTTCCTGATCGACGCCGGCAACCCGGGCATGAAGGTGGTCAGGAACATCGGCACCCTCGACCGGGCCCTGTTCGGCGGCCACAGCGAACTCGCCCTCGACGGCTGCGAGGTGCCCGACGACGCGGTCCTCGGCGAGGTCCACCGGGGCTTCGCGTACGCGCAGGTGCGGCTCGGTCCCGCGCGGCTGACCCACTGCATGCGCTGGCTCGGGGTGGCCCGCCGGGCGCAGGACATCGCCCTCGACCGGGCCGCCCGGCGCCGGGCCTTCGGGGGACGGCTGGCCGAACTCGGCATGGTGCAGCAGCAGTTGGCGGACTCGGAGATCGACATCGAGACGAGCCGGGCGGTGCTCTGGCGGGCCTGCTGGGAACTCGACCAGGGCCGGCCGGGCGCCCAGCTGACCTCGATCGCGAAGACCTTCGTGTCCGAGGCCGTGGGCCGGGTCGTGGACCGCGCCGTCCAGATCTGCGGGGCGCTCGGAATCTCGGAGGACGTCCCGCTCGCCGCGCTCTACCGGGAGGTCCGGCCGTTCCGTATCTACGACGGGCCGTCGGAGACCCATCGGTGGGCGATCGCCAAGCGCGCGGTCCGGGCGGCACGGGAGCGCGGGCACGGGGAGCAGGGGGAGTACGGGGAGCAGGGGCAGGAGGCGGCACTGACGCGCGGGGGCGGCGCGTGA
- a CDS encoding phosphotransferase family protein, which yields MTAPGDATVTGVDLPALRRFVEREVPGCSGPLDVRPLFGGRSNLTYLVTDGTHRWVLRRPPLGTLTPTAHDMDREYRVMAALAGTGVPVPRTVLSCADASVIGAPFTLVSFVGGTVVRDAGQAARLPAEDARRCSEALVDQLAALHTLDPYEVGLGGFGRPAGYVERQVRRWRGQWDRVATRDLPELDALHATLVRGLSLVRDDGGEPAVLHGDFRLDNVILDAGDPGRVAAIVDWEMAALGDPLADLGLLLVYWDPVCEPVLGGGHVPAANPGFLSARELTERYAERSGRDMSALAFHRALGYFKLAVIAEGVHARHRAGRTVGPGFDRVGSAVPALLRSGLSVDLPPARTIQDEKRQGT from the coding sequence GTGACGGCCCCCGGCGACGCCACCGTGACCGGGGTGGATCTGCCCGCGCTCCGGCGTTTCGTCGAGCGCGAGGTCCCCGGCTGCTCCGGTCCGCTGGACGTCCGCCCGCTGTTCGGCGGACGCTCCAATCTCACCTACCTCGTGACGGACGGCACCCACCGCTGGGTGCTGCGCCGGCCGCCGCTCGGCACGCTCACCCCGACCGCGCACGACATGGACCGCGAGTACCGTGTCATGGCCGCGCTCGCCGGCACCGGCGTCCCCGTGCCGCGGACCGTGCTGTCCTGCGCCGACGCGTCGGTGATCGGTGCGCCCTTCACCCTCGTCTCGTTCGTCGGGGGCACGGTGGTGCGGGACGCCGGGCAGGCGGCCCGGCTGCCCGCCGAGGACGCGCGGCGGTGCTCCGAGGCGCTGGTCGACCAGCTGGCCGCCCTGCACACGCTCGATCCGTACGAGGTCGGGCTGGGCGGGTTCGGGCGCCCGGCCGGGTACGTCGAACGCCAGGTACGGCGCTGGCGCGGCCAGTGGGACCGGGTCGCCACCCGTGATCTGCCCGAACTGGACGCGCTGCACGCCACGTTGGTGCGCGGGCTGTCCCTGGTCCGGGACGACGGCGGCGAACCGGCGGTCCTGCACGGGGATTTCCGGCTCGACAACGTCATCCTCGACGCCGGTGACCCGGGACGCGTCGCCGCGATCGTCGACTGGGAGATGGCCGCGCTGGGCGATCCGCTCGCCGACCTCGGTCTGCTGCTCGTCTACTGGGACCCGGTGTGCGAGCCGGTGCTCGGCGGCGGACATGTCCCGGCCGCCAACCCGGGGTTCCTCTCCGCTCGGGAGCTGACCGAACGGTACGCGGAGCGCTCGGGCCGGGACATGTCCGCGCTGGCGTTCCACCGGGCCCTCGGCTACTTCAAGTTGGCGGTGATCGCGGAGGGCGTCCATGCCCGCCATCGCGCCGGGCGCACCGTCGGTCCGGGTTTCGACCGGGTCGGCTCGGCGGTGCCCGCGCTGCTGCGCTCCGGGCTGTCCGTGGATCTGCCGCCGGCCCGAACCATCCAGGACGAGAAGCGACAGGGGACGTGA
- a CDS encoding SDR family NAD(P)-dependent oxidoreductase translates to MMTRLSEKVALVTGATGGIGEAIVRRLADEGATVVVTDLDGERCGKLAGELPGGALGLALDVTDEAAWERVVAEVTDRLGGLSVLVNNAGIATMATVESETQEGWERVIGVTQTGVWLGMKHGGPAIERSGGGSVVNVASIFGTVGGFGAQFSYHAAKGAVRLMTKNAALHWGTRGVRVNSLHPGFIETPLSRELWKGTPRLTAMIEGTPLGRLGRTEEVAAAVAFLASDDAGFMTGSELYVDGGWTAR, encoded by the coding sequence GTGATGACGCGGCTTTCGGAGAAGGTGGCGCTGGTGACCGGGGCCACCGGAGGCATCGGCGAGGCGATCGTGCGCCGGCTGGCGGACGAGGGCGCGACCGTGGTGGTCACCGACCTCGACGGCGAGCGGTGCGGGAAACTCGCCGGGGAACTGCCCGGCGGCGCCCTGGGGTTGGCCCTGGACGTCACCGACGAGGCGGCATGGGAGCGGGTCGTCGCCGAGGTGACCGACCGGCTGGGCGGTCTGTCGGTACTGGTCAACAACGCGGGCATCGCGACGATGGCCACGGTGGAGTCCGAGACCCAGGAGGGCTGGGAGCGGGTGATCGGGGTGACGCAGACCGGTGTCTGGCTGGGGATGAAGCACGGCGGTCCGGCCATCGAGCGCTCCGGCGGCGGCTCCGTCGTCAACGTCGCCTCGATCTTCGGCACGGTCGGCGGTTTCGGCGCCCAGTTCTCGTACCACGCGGCGAAGGGCGCCGTACGGCTCATGACCAAGAACGCGGCGCTGCACTGGGGCACACGCGGGGTGCGGGTGAACTCGCTGCACCCGGGCTTCATCGAGACGCCCCTGTCGCGGGAGCTGTGGAAGGGGACCCCCCGGCTGACCGCGATGATCGAGGGCACCCCGCTCGGCCGGCTGGGCCGGACCGAGGAGGTGGCCGCCGCCGTGGCGTTCCTCGCCTCGGACGACGCGGGCTTCATGACGGGTTCGGAGCTGTACGTCGACGGGGGCTGGACGGCCCGCTGA
- a CDS encoding MBL fold metallo-hydrolase, with protein MTTRFDRGQWAQSGAETVRPGVHRVPLPLPDDGLRAVNVYVLEEDDGLVLIDGGWSIPESRKALEDALAGLGHDLAEITHVLVTHIHRDHYTQAVELRRLLGSRVYLGSGERRGLELLGELRTDQPVGSLRTLRRAGATELADRIEAMDHGGFDPAVWEAPDRWLQAEELRFGDRTLRVVPTPGHTRGHVVYLDEARGLLFSGDHVLPHITPSIGFELGDGPGLPLGDYLASLRLMTTLADARLLPAHGPVGDSVHGRVEELLAHHDDRLGETLAVLGTRSLDAHAVARELGWTRRQVPFEDLNPFNRMLAVNETAAHLDVLVARGRVDLAPVDGVHRYTRRHPGTGDDAHASEPAPASA; from the coding sequence ATGACCACCCGTTTCGACCGTGGACAGTGGGCGCAGAGCGGGGCCGAGACCGTACGGCCCGGAGTGCACCGCGTACCGCTCCCGCTGCCCGACGACGGACTGCGGGCCGTCAACGTCTACGTCCTGGAGGAGGACGACGGGCTGGTGCTGATCGACGGCGGCTGGTCGATCCCCGAGTCCCGCAAGGCGCTGGAGGACGCCCTCGCCGGCCTCGGCCACGACCTCGCGGAGATCACCCACGTCCTGGTCACCCACATCCACCGCGACCACTACACCCAGGCCGTGGAACTGCGCCGGCTGCTCGGCTCCCGGGTCTACCTCGGCTCCGGCGAGCGGCGCGGCCTGGAACTCCTCGGCGAACTGCGCACCGACCAGCCCGTCGGATCGCTGCGGACCCTGCGCCGGGCCGGTGCCACGGAACTGGCCGACCGGATCGAGGCGATGGACCACGGCGGCTTCGACCCCGCCGTGTGGGAGGCGCCCGACCGCTGGCTGCAGGCGGAGGAGCTGCGGTTCGGGGACCGCACCCTGCGGGTCGTCCCGACCCCCGGGCACACCCGGGGCCATGTCGTCTACCTCGACGAGGCGCGGGGGCTGCTGTTCTCCGGGGACCATGTGCTGCCGCACATCACCCCGTCCATCGGCTTCGAACTGGGCGACGGCCCCGGACTGCCGCTCGGCGACTACCTCGCCTCGCTGCGGCTGATGACGACCCTCGCCGACGCCCGGCTGCTGCCCGCGCACGGGCCCGTCGGCGACAGTGTCCACGGCCGGGTCGAGGAACTGCTCGCCCACCACGACGACCGCCTCGGGGAGACGCTCGCGGTCCTCGGCACCCGGTCCCTCGACGCCCACGCCGTGGCACGGGAACTCGGCTGGACCCGGCGGCAGGTCCCCTTCGAGGACCTGAACCCCTTCAACCGGATGCTGGCCGTCAACGAGACGGCGGCCCACCTCGATGTGCTCGTGGCCCGCGGCCGGGTCGACCTCGCCCCGGTGGACGGCGTGCACCGGTACACACGCCGCCACCCGGGGACCGGTGACGACGCCCACGCCTCGGAACCGGCACCCGCGTCGGCGTGA